The Leptospira sp. WS39.C2 genome contains a region encoding:
- the hflX gene encoding GTPase HflX encodes MELARLVGEISVEIGRQVGLLIEKTGYVTHLIVGNDHSIEIPHLDRYRVAHSRLRGLRLFHTHLKEHPLNQEDLMDLVLNRFDSITAACVDKDGIPKFFFSAFINPDPDAKEPWILSPKQYPGQLKYGYAEQVEALESEFSKKTSNLKESQKENRAFLVGVYDVRKMKRSPDHSMEELKELCRTAGIHVVDTYMQKRDPDPRTVVGKGKLQEIILTSVHKDIEHLIFDLELTPSQAKKISDASDLKIIDRTQLILDIFSKNAKSRDGKLQVELAQLKYLKNRLSELDDNMSRLTGGIGGRGPGETKLEIGNRRVEEKINRLENELKDLKRRRELNRKSRSRNEIPIVGIVGYTNAGKSTLLNALTNSTVIAEDKLFATLDPTTRRIRFPEEREIIISDTVGFIHDLPPDLSQAFKATLEELGDADLLLHVVDVTNPNYTEQMDAVDTILNSLQLNEIPRMVVFNKADGLDEETHENLQKNGALLVSAVTREGLSRLLDLIEYEIWKKKEQKLIEVTTNS; translated from the coding sequence ATGGAGCTTGCAAGGCTCGTAGGAGAGATTTCTGTCGAAATCGGAAGGCAAGTTGGCCTTCTCATTGAGAAGACGGGTTATGTCACTCATCTCATTGTTGGCAATGACCACTCCATCGAAATCCCACATTTAGACCGTTACCGAGTTGCCCATTCTCGTTTACGTGGGCTTCGTTTATTCCATACTCATCTCAAAGAACATCCGTTAAACCAAGAAGACTTAATGGACCTAGTATTGAACCGTTTTGATTCTATCACAGCAGCATGTGTGGATAAAGATGGGATCCCAAAATTCTTTTTTTCTGCCTTTATCAATCCTGATCCTGATGCAAAAGAACCGTGGATCCTTTCTCCCAAACAATACCCTGGTCAACTTAAGTATGGTTATGCGGAACAAGTAGAAGCTTTAGAATCTGAATTCTCCAAAAAAACATCCAACCTAAAGGAATCACAAAAAGAAAATCGTGCCTTTCTAGTAGGTGTGTATGACGTTCGAAAAATGAAACGTTCTCCCGATCATTCCATGGAAGAATTAAAAGAACTCTGTCGCACTGCCGGGATCCATGTAGTCGATACTTACATGCAAAAAAGAGATCCTGATCCGAGAACCGTTGTGGGAAAAGGAAAACTCCAGGAAATCATTTTAACTTCAGTTCACAAAGATATTGAACATTTGATTTTTGATTTAGAGTTAACTCCTTCTCAGGCTAAAAAAATTTCTGATGCTAGTGATCTAAAAATCATCGATCGTACTCAACTTATATTGGATATTTTTTCCAAAAATGCGAAGTCTCGCGATGGAAAGTTACAAGTGGAACTTGCCCAACTTAAGTATCTGAAAAACCGCCTTTCCGAATTGGATGATAATATGAGTCGCCTAACAGGTGGGATTGGTGGAAGGGGCCCTGGGGAAACCAAACTAGAAATTGGAAACAGACGTGTGGAAGAAAAAATCAATCGTTTGGAAAATGAACTAAAAGATCTCAAACGAAGAAGGGAACTCAATCGTAAGTCACGATCTCGCAATGAAATCCCGATCGTAGGAATTGTTGGTTACACCAATGCAGGGAAATCAACACTCCTGAATGCTCTTACGAATTCTACAGTGATTGCTGAAGACAAACTTTTTGCTACTTTAGATCCAACCACAAGACGGATTCGATTTCCTGAAGAAAGGGAAATCATCATCTCCGATACAGTAGGGTTTATTCATGACCTTCCACCAGACTTATCCCAAGCATTTAAAGCCACCTTAGAAGAATTGGGTGATGCTGATTTATTATTACACGTAGTAGATGTGACCAATCCGAATTATACGGAACAAATGGATGCAGTTGATACTATCCTTAATTCCTTACAGTTGAATGAGATTCCGAGAATGGTAGTCTTTAACAAAGCTGATGGTTTGGATGAAGAAACACATGAGAACTTACAAAAAAATGGAGCCTTGCTCGTTTCTGCAGTCACAAGGGAAGGGCTTTCTCGTCTTTTAGATTTAATTGAATATGAAATTTGGAAAAAGAAGGAACAAAAACTAATAGAAGTTACGACCAATTCGTGA
- a CDS encoding STAS domain-containing protein has translation MAKFEFPSLVIETESIQIKGEAVQVVSFVGQITNTNAYEINRSISSIFEVGIYQIILDLSKLEYINSIGVATLIGIIKTVEVQNGKIKIGGLNHFLENVIQLMDLPKKVQIYHTKEEAITNWS, from the coding sequence ATGGCGAAGTTTGAATTTCCTTCCCTTGTCATTGAAACGGAATCCATCCAAATCAAAGGGGAAGCGGTGCAAGTGGTTTCCTTTGTGGGCCAAATCACCAACACCAATGCCTACGAAATCAATCGTAGTATTTCCTCTATCTTCGAAGTTGGGATTTATCAAATTATTTTGGATTTGAGTAAGTTGGAATACATCAATAGCATTGGTGTTGCAACTCTCATTGGCATCATCAAAACGGTGGAAGTTCAAAATGGAAAAATTAAAATTGGGGGATTAAATCACTTTTTGGAAAATGTCATCCAACTGATGGACTTACCTAAAAAAGTACAAATTTATCACACCAAAGAGGAAGCCATCACGAATTGGTCGTAA
- a CDS encoding homoserine dehydrogenase: MKEVRIGLLGAGVVGTSLLQLLDKNQDKIQRHYGINLQLTTIATRSPAKLKGKTNIPVSEDVLSVTKRSDLDMIVELIGGTDTAYQAVRSALENGKTVITANKALLSEKGRELYSIAEKSNVELGYEAAVAGSIPIIRTLRDGLASCEFEVICGILNGTTNFILTKMEQESWDYATALKKAQDLGFAEADPTFDVEGIDAGHKISLLASLAFREFVSFQTVSVKGISDLQSMDIQAALSLGYRIKLLGISKRSSAGILTKVHPTLVPLDHPLANVMNESNAVFYKTKEADSGMMTGKGAGGMPTASAVLSDIIYYASRLGSKDITKENNLFPEGKRFPEPENLVRYYLRFSTVDKPGVLAEISQILGRHNISIASVQQKESSSEPVSVIVVTHAATEGEFQKSLMEIDTMKNIIKQNTVAIRLLENL; the protein is encoded by the coding sequence ATGAAAGAAGTTCGCATTGGTCTATTGGGTGCCGGAGTTGTCGGCACGAGTCTACTCCAACTCTTGGACAAAAACCAAGATAAAATCCAACGTCATTATGGAATCAACTTACAACTAACAACCATTGCCACCCGTTCCCCAGCCAAATTAAAGGGAAAAACGAACATCCCTGTCTCTGAAGATGTCCTTTCGGTTACAAAACGTTCGGATCTTGATATGATTGTAGAATTGATAGGCGGAACAGACACAGCCTACCAAGCTGTCCGTTCTGCTCTTGAAAATGGTAAAACTGTCATCACTGCAAATAAGGCATTGTTATCCGAAAAAGGCCGTGAGTTATACTCCATAGCTGAAAAATCAAATGTTGAATTAGGGTATGAAGCCGCCGTAGCAGGTTCCATCCCTATCATACGGACATTACGAGATGGACTTGCTTCTTGTGAATTTGAAGTGATTTGTGGAATTCTAAATGGAACCACTAACTTTATTTTGACCAAAATGGAACAAGAGTCTTGGGATTATGCTACGGCTTTGAAAAAAGCCCAAGACCTTGGATTTGCAGAAGCAGACCCAACCTTCGATGTAGAAGGTATTGATGCAGGTCATAAAATTAGCCTCCTTGCAAGTCTTGCGTTCCGAGAGTTCGTTTCCTTCCAAACCGTTTCCGTGAAAGGAATCTCCGATTTACAATCCATGGACATCCAAGCTGCCCTTTCTCTCGGGTACAGGATCAAACTACTCGGAATCTCTAAACGAAGTTCGGCGGGTATTTTAACCAAAGTGCATCCCACACTTGTGCCACTCGACCATCCACTCGCGAATGTGATGAACGAATCCAATGCTGTATTTTATAAAACAAAAGAAGCAGATTCAGGAATGATGACAGGTAAAGGTGCAGGGGGAATGCCTACTGCAAGTGCAGTGTTATCTGATATCATTTATTATGCTTCTCGTTTGGGAAGTAAGGATATAACAAAAGAAAACAATTTGTTCCCTGAAGGAAAACGATTCCCTGAACCAGAGAATTTAGTTCGATACTACCTTCGTTTTTCCACTGTGGACAAACCTGGAGTGCTCGCAGAAATTTCGCAAATTTTAGGCCGTCATAATATATCCATTGCATCCGTCCAACAGAAGGAATCCAGTTCTGAGCCAGTTTCGGTGATTGTAGTTACCCATGCTGCTACAGAAGGAGAATTTCAAAAATCGTTAATGGAAATTGATACTATGAAAAATATCATTAAACAAAATACGGTGGCCATTCGATTGTTGGAGAATCTTTAA
- a CDS encoding formylglycine-generating enzyme family protein, with product MKKLLMILFVLGFFFTPLVSEEETSEESPFATTKKKVQLWKGEVTGVYKNRLWIKVRIYRNQKISKYSVTELKSLFAETKEFPVYQKLTQIKQGLLIVRDTIWEEKNISKSNQFIEVVLVGDYKPDISSKMKEITTDAYIASYVEEDFFTEPDAFFKGRFTPPRKTVFHPKDRKEMVLVSRGLFLYGQGTDPSADSFNPYFLEPKASNLKEIPSFYIDKFEVTNSEYEFFLKQTNTKSPPHWIGGKYPEGEGDHPVVHLTYREVEKYAAWAGKRIPSEWEWEKAARGPGVVEYTNRDETLGYQITATKYPFGDEYDSLFCNTRESKIGKTQSVFELSTEGASPYGAIGMCGNAPEWTSSDYQLYPGHHIKNFSFGKIYKVVRGGSYSDSAKNATASARSYGGIPNLSEDRRAGFRLVMDYRD from the coding sequence ATGAAAAAATTGCTAATGATTCTATTCGTTTTGGGGTTTTTCTTCACACCCCTTGTTTCGGAAGAGGAAACGTCGGAAGAATCACCCTTCGCTACGACAAAAAAGAAAGTCCAACTTTGGAAAGGTGAAGTGACTGGAGTTTATAAAAATAGGCTCTGGATCAAAGTTCGTATTTATCGAAACCAAAAGATTTCAAAGTATTCTGTAACCGAATTAAAATCCCTTTTTGCAGAAACCAAAGAGTTTCCAGTTTACCAAAAACTCACTCAAATCAAACAAGGATTACTCATTGTCAGGGATACCATTTGGGAAGAAAAAAATATCAGTAAATCCAACCAGTTTATTGAAGTGGTTTTAGTTGGAGATTATAAGCCAGATATCTCTTCCAAAATGAAAGAGATTACAACAGATGCTTATATCGCAAGTTATGTGGAAGAAGATTTTTTTACCGAACCAGATGCTTTTTTTAAAGGTAGGTTCACTCCTCCTCGTAAGACAGTTTTCCATCCAAAAGACAGGAAAGAAATGGTGTTGGTTTCACGAGGATTGTTTTTGTACGGGCAAGGGACAGATCCCTCTGCTGATAGTTTTAACCCATATTTTTTAGAACCTAAAGCATCCAATCTCAAAGAGATTCCTTCGTTTTATATCGATAAGTTTGAAGTCACAAACTCTGAATATGAATTCTTTTTAAAACAAACAAATACCAAATCTCCTCCACATTGGATTGGTGGTAAGTATCCTGAAGGAGAAGGGGATCATCCAGTTGTACATCTTACCTACCGCGAAGTAGAAAAATATGCAGCTTGGGCAGGGAAACGAATTCCTTCGGAATGGGAATGGGAAAAAGCAGCTCGTGGTCCAGGTGTTGTGGAATATACAAACCGAGATGAAACTCTTGGATACCAAATCACTGCCACCAAGTATCCATTTGGTGATGAATATGATTCTTTATTTTGTAATACAAGAGAATCCAAAATTGGAAAAACACAATCTGTGTTTGAACTTTCAACCGAAGGGGCAAGTCCTTATGGAGCGATAGGTATGTGTGGAAATGCCCCGGAATGGACGTCTAGCGACTATCAACTGTATCCAGGCCACCACATCAAAAACTTTTCCTTTGGAAAAATATACAAAGTGGTGCGCGGTGGATCCTATTCTGATTCCGCAAAAAATGCTACCGCAAGTGCACGATCTTATGGAGGGATTCCTAACTTAAGCGAAGATAGGCGAGCTGGGTTTCGGTTGGTAATGGATTACAGAGACTAA
- a CDS encoding MarR family winged helix-turn-helix transcriptional regulator gives MGTKFKGSKKEVQALDSFIKLKRASESLSSRLISEFNKWNISESQFGVLETLYHLGPLCQKDLGDKILKSTGNITLVIDNLEKRNLVERVRGVEDRRFISVHLTTDGKKLIEQIFPDHVKRITSEFAVLSPEEQEVLGKICKKLGKKSEICPK, from the coding sequence ATGGGAACTAAATTCAAAGGATCTAAAAAGGAAGTACAAGCTCTTGACTCGTTTATCAAATTAAAACGTGCTTCGGAATCTTTGTCTTCTAGGCTCATCTCTGAATTCAACAAATGGAATATTTCGGAAAGCCAATTTGGAGTTTTGGAAACTTTGTACCACTTGGGTCCACTTTGCCAAAAAGACTTAGGGGATAAAATCCTCAAAAGTACAGGGAACATCACACTCGTGATTGATAACTTGGAAAAAAGGAATTTGGTAGAAAGGGTTCGTGGAGTAGAAGACAGGCGGTTTATCTCTGTCCACCTTACCACCGATGGAAAAAAACTAATCGAACAGATATTTCCTGACCACGTAAAACGAATCACATCGGAGTTTGCCGTTCTTTCTCCAGAAGAACAGGAAGTTCTTGGTAAAATTTGTAAAAAACTTGGTAAAAAATCTGAAATCTGTCCTAAATAA
- a CDS encoding phytoene desaturase family protein, whose protein sequence is MESQYDVIIIGSGIGGLTAASILSQVANKKVLVLERHFKLGGFTHTFKRLGKFEWDVGIHYIGDLAEGSMLRTLFDSITKRGVQWKKMEEPFEVFDYPNFSFPVFGEKERFRSDLKTKFPKEEKAIDQYFKDVETFTQWFGRHFTLKALPAFFEKAAKLLGLDHIKTPYITTKEYMDSHFQDEALKALLCSQWGDYGLPPKDSSFAIHAMIVAHYFNGGYFPIGGSSKIVDSIEPIVEKNGGAMKILHTVKEILLDGDKAIGVKVDVQKGKTISEHSFFADIIISDAGAYTTYNKLLPKQYSKDFQTPLESLSTQGTTSITLYIGFKDSPSKLGFHGENHWIFPSVNHDESYANRNGLIEGKPPMMYLSFPSLKNPEAEGHTAEAISFADYSNFAKWKGEPWKKRGEDYNQLKATITEGMLQFLEERFPGFRDLIEFSELSTPITTEYFTGHKEGSIYGLSCTPERFRQEWLGVRTTVKNLYLTGADACSPGVAGALMGGVAASSVVLGLTGTLRLMKELFQKSQETD, encoded by the coding sequence ATGGAATCACAATATGATGTGATCATCATTGGATCTGGAATCGGTGGGTTAACCGCCGCTTCCATTTTATCACAAGTCGCAAACAAAAAGGTTTTAGTTCTCGAGCGTCATTTTAAGTTAGGTGGCTTTACACATACCTTCAAACGATTGGGAAAGTTTGAATGGGATGTTGGAATCCATTACATTGGTGATTTGGCGGAAGGTTCTATGTTACGAACCCTTTTTGATTCGATCACAAAACGGGGTGTCCAATGGAAAAAAATGGAAGAACCATTTGAGGTCTTTGATTACCCAAACTTTAGTTTTCCAGTTTTTGGTGAAAAAGAACGTTTCCGTTCGGATCTAAAAACCAAATTCCCCAAAGAAGAAAAGGCAATCGACCAGTACTTCAAGGATGTCGAAACCTTCACACAATGGTTTGGGCGACACTTCACCTTAAAAGCCTTACCTGCTTTTTTTGAAAAAGCCGCTAAGTTACTTGGTTTGGATCACATCAAAACTCCTTACATCACAACAAAAGAATACATGGACTCTCATTTCCAAGATGAGGCTCTAAAAGCCCTACTCTGCTCCCAGTGGGGAGATTATGGGCTTCCTCCCAAGGATTCTTCTTTTGCGATCCATGCCATGATTGTTGCCCATTACTTTAATGGTGGTTATTTTCCTATAGGTGGATCATCCAAAATTGTAGATTCTATTGAACCCATTGTTGAAAAAAACGGTGGTGCAATGAAAATCCTACATACCGTAAAAGAAATTCTTTTGGATGGAGACAAAGCCATTGGAGTGAAAGTGGATGTGCAAAAAGGGAAAACCATCTCCGAACATAGTTTTTTTGCCGATATCATCATCTCTGATGCGGGAGCATATACTACTTATAACAAACTATTGCCAAAACAATATTCAAAGGACTTCCAAACTCCTTTGGAATCACTCAGTACCCAAGGCACAACATCCATCACACTTTATATCGGATTTAAAGATTCACCGTCGAAACTCGGATTCCATGGAGAGAACCATTGGATTTTTCCATCTGTGAACCATGACGAAAGTTATGCGAATCGGAATGGTCTCATCGAAGGGAAACCACCCATGATGTATTTATCTTTTCCATCATTAAAAAATCCAGAAGCGGAAGGTCATACCGCCGAAGCCATTAGTTTTGCTGATTATTCTAATTTCGCGAAATGGAAAGGAGAACCTTGGAAAAAACGAGGGGAAGACTACAACCAACTTAAGGCTACCATAACCGAAGGGATGTTGCAATTTTTAGAAGAACGGTTCCCTGGTTTTCGAGACCTCATTGAGTTTTCGGAACTATCCACTCCCATTACCACGGAATACTTTACAGGACACAAAGAAGGTTCCATTTACGGACTTTCCTGTACACCAGAACGCTTTCGACAAGAATGGTTAGGAGTAAGGACAACTGTCAAAAACCTTTACCTAACGGGAGCCGATGCCTGTTCTCCTGGCGTTGCTGGAGCTCTAATGGGTGGTGTGGCTGCCTCTTCGGTAGTCCTCGGTCTTACGGGAACTTTGCGACTCATGAAGGAACTTTTCCAAAAGAGCCAAGAAACCGATTGA
- a CDS encoding DUF4139 domain-containing protein, with translation MKSKILSITSITLIFFVTASITSDSSFDLSTESDRKSVSVTIYNGGIGLVRETRVINLTKGIRTLRFEDVPSQIIPQTVRVKGEDPKKLTVFEQNYEYDLISPERLMDKYIGKEVTLYQEGKEKTTSVKAKLIANNGSPVYQIGNEVSLGYNGRVTVPTIPENLFAKPTLVWKLKNDTEKEQAVEVSYQTNGLGWSADYILVLDKEENECGLNSWVTLNNNSGAEFKNAVLQLVAGKVNLLSNKPAYSEQPRYVKKTSMKEYDEMSDSAPEFNQENLSEYYLYTLDQPTTIGYNQTKQVQLFQSEGIEIKKYFVFENLPMYEGNEKNFNNATIKYIFKNTKKNNLGRPLPQGTIRVFKADSKGRQQLLGEDTIDHTPENEDVKIKTGQAFDVVANGKRLTYEVFKLSRGDKSSYSVEIRNRKKEAIEIRFYASLWGDWNITKSSHKFIKESSTKSYADVPLKANETVTLEYTVETKY, from the coding sequence ATGAAATCCAAAATCCTATCCATTACCAGTATCACACTTATCTTTTTTGTCACTGCCAGTATTACCTCTGATAGTTCCTTTGATTTATCCACTGAATCAGATCGAAAATCAGTGAGTGTCACCATTTATAACGGCGGGATTGGACTCGTTAGAGAAACACGAGTAATCAATTTAACCAAAGGAATTCGCACCTTAAGATTTGAAGATGTTCCTTCTCAAATCATTCCACAAACCGTTCGTGTAAAAGGAGAAGATCCAAAAAAACTAACTGTCTTCGAACAAAACTATGAATATGATCTAATTTCACCAGAACGCCTGATGGACAAATACATTGGGAAAGAAGTAACTCTTTACCAAGAAGGAAAAGAAAAAACTACTTCAGTCAAAGCAAAACTCATAGCGAATAATGGAAGTCCTGTCTACCAAATTGGGAACGAAGTCTCTTTGGGTTACAACGGCCGAGTCACTGTCCCAACTATTCCTGAAAATTTATTCGCTAAACCAACATTAGTATGGAAATTGAAAAATGATACGGAAAAAGAACAGGCAGTAGAAGTATCCTACCAAACCAATGGACTCGGTTGGTCAGCGGACTACATTCTTGTTTTAGACAAAGAAGAAAACGAATGTGGACTTAACTCGTGGGTCACACTCAATAACAATTCAGGTGCTGAATTTAAAAATGCTGTTTTACAATTGGTAGCAGGGAAAGTAAATTTACTTTCAAACAAACCTGCTTATTCAGAACAACCTCGTTATGTGAAAAAAACTTCTATGAAAGAATACGACGAAATGTCAGATTCTGCCCCTGAATTCAACCAAGAGAATCTTTCTGAGTATTACCTCTATACCTTGGACCAACCAACAACAATTGGTTACAACCAAACCAAACAAGTACAACTTTTCCAATCAGAAGGGATTGAGATCAAAAAATACTTTGTTTTCGAAAACCTTCCTATGTATGAGGGAAATGAAAAAAATTTCAACAACGCGACGATTAAGTACATCTTTAAAAATACCAAAAAGAATAACTTAGGCAGACCACTCCCACAAGGAACCATTCGAGTGTTTAAAGCTGATTCCAAAGGAAGACAACAATTACTTGGCGAAGATACGATAGACCATACTCCTGAAAATGAAGATGTAAAAATCAAAACAGGCCAAGCCTTTGATGTTGTTGCCAACGGAAAACGTCTTACTTATGAAGTATTCAAACTCTCAAGAGGAGATAAATCATCCTACTCCGTGGAAATCCGAAACCGTAAAAAAGAAGCCATCGAAATTCGTTTTTATGCAAGTTTATGGGGTGATTGGAACATCACAAAATCTTCTCATAAATTCATTAAGGAATCTTCTACAAAATCCTATGCAGATGTTCCGCTCAAAGCAAATGAAACGGTTACATTAGAATACACAGTTGAGACAAAATACTAA
- the mtnP gene encoding S-methyl-5'-thioadenosine phosphorylase: MANVVKIGVIGGTGLYSIDGMEILNEIHPDTPWGKPSDTITIGRFKGKEIAFLPRHGKGHFLNPSEVPARANIAALKQLGVEEIIAFSSVGSLRQEIAPRDFVIPSQIIDRTKARPATFFENGMVAHAPFADPFSPGLAKKVEVAAKQINLPIHSNKTLICMEGPLFSTRAESHMYRSWGADIINMTVLPEAKLAREAEILYQMVCMSTDYDCWKEDEAHVTLEMVLANLSTNADTAKKLLSALIDLLGKSDDNSLVGSTKFSLVTAPEKRNPEQVSKLKFLFPSYF; encoded by the coding sequence ATGGCAAATGTAGTGAAAATCGGGGTTATTGGTGGGACAGGTCTATATTCAATCGACGGAATGGAAATTCTTAATGAAATCCATCCGGACACTCCTTGGGGAAAACCATCTGATACGATTACGATTGGTCGATTCAAAGGTAAGGAAATTGCGTTTTTACCAAGGCATGGAAAAGGACATTTTTTAAATCCAAGTGAAGTTCCAGCACGTGCTAATATTGCCGCATTAAAACAGTTAGGCGTCGAAGAAATTATTGCATTTAGTTCTGTGGGAAGTTTACGACAAGAAATTGCACCGAGAGATTTTGTGATCCCATCACAAATCATTGACCGAACCAAAGCAAGGCCTGCAACATTTTTTGAAAATGGAATGGTGGCACATGCCCCGTTTGCCGATCCTTTTTCCCCTGGACTAGCCAAAAAAGTTGAAGTTGCTGCAAAACAAATCAATCTTCCCATTCATTCCAACAAAACATTGATTTGTATGGAAGGACCTTTGTTTTCTACTCGAGCAGAGTCCCACATGTATCGTTCTTGGGGAGCCGATATCATCAACATGACAGTTTTACCTGAAGCGAAATTAGCAAGAGAAGCGGAGATACTTTACCAAATGGTTTGTATGTCGACTGACTACGATTGTTGGAAAGAAGACGAAGCACATGTTACTTTAGAAATGGTACTTGCAAACCTCAGTACCAATGCAGATACAGCTAAAAAACTTTTATCTGCTCTCATTGATTTATTAGGTAAATCGGATGACAATAGTTTAGTTGGAAGTACAAAGTTTTCACTTGTAACCGCTCCGGAAAAAAGAAATCCTGAGCAGGTTTCTAAGTTAAAGTTTTTGTTTCCTTCCTATTTTTAA
- a CDS encoding STAS domain-containing protein: MIENWDDYTVESGDFKMEVLQQKFVPLPESGIYFELSGEINLYNSQVMKENLEILITKGIHHIFLNFEQVSYIDSSGLGVCLGIHSRLVKQKGYIRIVSPSEKVRYVLELTKLKSLLQIFPTLEQAVNHT; encoded by the coding sequence ATGATTGAAAATTGGGATGATTATACGGTTGAAAGTGGAGATTTCAAAATGGAAGTTTTGCAACAAAAATTTGTTCCACTTCCTGAATCTGGCATCTACTTCGAGTTATCTGGGGAAATCAATTTGTACAATTCACAGGTAATGAAGGAAAATCTGGAAATTTTAATCACCAAAGGGATCCATCATATTTTTTTAAACTTTGAACAAGTAAGTTATATCGATAGTTCGGGGTTAGGTGTTTGTTTAGGGATCCACTCTCGATTAGTAAAACAAAAGGGATACATTCGGATTGTATCCCCTTCAGAAAAAGTTCGTTATGTATTAGAACTCACAAAACTTAAAAGTTTACTCCAAATTTTCCCGACTTTAGAGCAAGCCGTCAATCATACTTAA
- the galK gene encoding galactokinase, translating into MRSKENLNHFESIFGKTNIKPRLFEAPARINIIGEHVDYLGGTVLPAAINFAVQVYLRPNHSEYYQFHSITYNETLTIKRPFQPNQKSPWTDYITGVIVEIEKLGFKVPGFELLVDGDIPQGSGLSSSAALEVVTGFAISETFNLGLKKESIAVIGQKAENNFVGTKCGIMDQFIIAVGKQNDCISLNTETLDYSYHHFELGNYEFYLINSNVKHNLKDSAYNKRRLECESALQKIQTKYPNHKQLYDVTVSIQELTECGLTPDEIKRTIHVTSERERTKKVIQGLETNQFPQVGEALFETHDSLSKNFEVSCDETDFIVSELKKLGVMGARMIGGGFGGCVLVLDKKEHYDKINEEMKKSYQQKFNLALDFYKFQISDGVKEISI; encoded by the coding sequence TTGAGAAGTAAAGAAAATTTGAATCATTTTGAAAGTATATTTGGAAAAACAAATATAAAACCTCGTTTGTTTGAGGCACCAGCTAGAATCAATATCATTGGGGAACATGTAGATTATTTGGGTGGAACTGTCCTACCTGCAGCTATAAATTTTGCCGTACAGGTTTATTTAAGACCAAATCATTCGGAATATTATCAATTTCATTCGATCACTTATAATGAAACTCTTACGATCAAGAGACCTTTCCAACCGAATCAAAAATCACCATGGACTGATTATATCACTGGGGTCATAGTTGAGATAGAAAAACTCGGATTCAAAGTTCCTGGTTTTGAGTTATTAGTTGACGGCGATATACCTCAAGGTTCTGGTCTTTCTTCCTCTGCCGCACTTGAAGTAGTCACTGGATTTGCAATTTCAGAAACTTTTAACTTGGGTCTAAAAAAAGAATCCATTGCTGTGATCGGTCAAAAAGCAGAAAACAATTTTGTTGGTACCAAATGTGGGATCATGGACCAATTCATCATCGCAGTTGGAAAACAGAATGATTGTATCTCTTTAAACACAGAAACTCTCGATTATTCTTACCATCACTTTGAATTGGGGAACTATGAATTTTATTTGATTAACTCAAATGTAAAACACAATTTAAAAGATAGTGCTTATAACAAACGAAGGTTAGAATGTGAATCTGCATTGCAAAAAATACAAACAAAATACCCAAATCATAAACAACTTTACGATGTAACCGTATCCATCCAAGAACTAACTGAGTGTGGTTTAACTCCAGATGAAATCAAACGGACAATTCACGTTACATCCGAAAGAGAAAGGACAAAAAAAGTCATCCAAGGATTGGAAACTAACCAATTCCCTCAAGTTGGTGAAGCGTTATTTGAAACACATGATTCATTGTCTAAAAACTTCGAAGTTTCGTGTGATGAAACAGACTTCATCGTTTCCGAACTTAAAAAATTGGGAGTGATGGGAGCACGAATGATTGGAGGAGGTTTTGGTGGTTGCGTACTCGTACTAGACAAAAAAGAACATTATGATAAAATAAACGAGGAAATGAAAAAAAGTTATCAACAAAAATTTAACCTTGCGTTAGACTTCTACAAGTTTCAAATCTCGGATGGGGTGAAGGAAATTTCCATATGA